The Celeribacter marinus genome window below encodes:
- a CDS encoding Hsp70 family protein, which produces MNCAKGIIARAWVNRIACTGSDGGVNVMFCGECEGDMATLGIDFGTSNTAAGWMRDGVPMVIPLEGESATLPTAVFLDFGAKQTLYGKAAARAMMDGEDGRFMRALKSVLGTPLAHERRQFMAEKLTLIEVIARFLSEIKARAEAATGETFDAAISGRPVRFHSADAARDAQALVDLTKAYELAGFGSVSFLPEPEAAALSVTGEGRILIVDIGGGTSDFTICDKAGLETRVIASEGLRLGGTDFDKQISLSHIMPLLGLNTQIGNEFGGGSHAAPRGLYNDLASWEKITFVYGDKMVREVRRWERMAKDKVPFARLADVLDMHLGHDVAYAVEAGKITANGASEALIDLSVVEKGLGVGLSNGDLMTQLFPSAQEIAQCAAATLKAADMTPDDIDRVVFVGGSSLLGVIQQRIGVMFPNAKLETSEVFTAVVDGLAIAAGQRVGG; this is translated from the coding sequence TTGAATTGTGCAAAGGGTATCATTGCGCGCGCGTGGGTCAACCGCATCGCTTGCACAGGTTCGGACGGGGGCGTAAACGTCATGTTTTGCGGCGAATGCGAGGGCGACATGGCGACACTGGGTATAGACTTTGGCACATCCAATACGGCGGCGGGATGGATGCGTGATGGTGTTCCTATGGTCATCCCTTTGGAGGGAGAAAGCGCCACATTGCCAACGGCTGTCTTTTTGGACTTTGGCGCGAAACAGACCCTTTACGGCAAAGCCGCGGCGCGTGCGATGATGGACGGTGAGGACGGTCGGTTTATGCGAGCGCTTAAATCCGTTCTGGGAACGCCGTTGGCCCATGAGCGCAGACAGTTTATGGCGGAAAAACTAACGCTGATTGAGGTGATTGCGCGGTTTCTATCCGAGATCAAAGCCCGCGCAGAGGCCGCGACCGGAGAGACGTTTGATGCGGCTATTTCGGGCCGCCCTGTGCGGTTCCATTCGGCGGATGCGGCGCGTGATGCACAGGCCCTTGTGGATCTGACGAAAGCCTATGAATTGGCTGGATTCGGGTCTGTTTCATTCCTACCTGAACCTGAGGCTGCCGCGCTAAGTGTCACGGGTGAGGGGCGTATTTTGATCGTTGATATCGGTGGGGGGACATCGGATTTTACGATCTGTGACAAGGCTGGATTAGAGACTCGCGTCATTGCCTCTGAGGGGCTTCGGCTGGGCGGGACAGATTTTGATAAGCAGATCAGTTTGAGCCATATTATGCCGCTTTTGGGTCTAAACACGCAGATTGGAAATGAATTCGGAGGTGGCAGTCACGCCGCACCGCGCGGGTTGTACAACGATCTGGCGTCATGGGAAAAAATCACCTTTGTTTATGGTGACAAAATGGTGCGCGAAGTGCGCCGGTGGGAACGGATGGCCAAGGATAAGGTTCCGTTTGCGCGCCTTGCCGATGTGTTGGACATGCATCTTGGGCACGATGTGGCCTACGCCGTTGAGGCGGGTAAGATTACGGCGAATGGGGCGAGCGAAGCACTGATTGATTTGAGCGTTGTTGAAAAGGGGTTGGGCGTTGGTCTCTCCAATGGCGACTTGATGACGCAGTTATTCCCGTCTGCACAAGAGATCGCCCAGTGCGCGGCAGCGACATTGAAGGCGGCGGATATGACCCCTGATGATATCGACCGCGTGGTGTTTGTGGGAGGATCGAGCCTACTTGGGGTCATTCAGCAACGTATTGGTGTGATGTTCCCAAATGCCAAACTGGAGACGTCAGAGGTGTTTACGGCGGTGGTAGACGGGCTTGCGATTGCAGCGGGGCAGCGTGTTGGGGGTTGA
- a CDS encoding glycosyltransferase family 29 protein, giving the protein MTDAQLARGTLHPSELHDLLRGKTIAIVGNARALSHGAFGQEIDAADIVIRINRAPCPAEISHGMRTDWLATSIPLQASVLNAHDPSLILWMTSKRKRLPKRFLKRGLGFYLNRKDDRSALAARMNSAPTTGAMLIDLIAKSPAAQIDLYGFDFFSSLSLSGRRTADDVPHDFDAEALFVNGLCADDERITLHSMK; this is encoded by the coding sequence ATGACAGACGCGCAGTTGGCTCGCGGGACACTGCACCCAAGTGAACTGCATGACCTGCTGCGAGGGAAAACTATTGCGATCGTTGGAAATGCGCGCGCATTGAGCCATGGTGCCTTTGGTCAAGAAATAGATGCCGCCGATATTGTCATTCGGATTAACCGCGCGCCGTGTCCGGCAGAAATAAGCCATGGGATGCGAACAGACTGGCTGGCGACCTCAATTCCATTGCAAGCATCCGTGCTCAATGCACATGACCCCTCTTTGATCCTGTGGATGACGTCCAAACGCAAACGATTGCCGAAACGGTTTCTAAAGCGTGGGCTTGGGTTTTATCTAAACCGTAAGGATGACCGATCTGCGTTGGCGGCGCGTATGAATTCTGCGCCAACAACGGGCGCGATGTTGATTGATTTGATTGCCAAGAGTCCTGCGGCGCAAATTGATCTCTACGGGTTCGATTTTTTCTCGTCGCTATCACTGTCGGGGCGGCGCACTGCGGATGATGTGCCTCATGATTTTGACGCCGAAGCGCTGTTTGTAAACGGGCTATGTGCGGACGATGAGCGGATCACACTTCACTCGATGAAATAA
- a CDS encoding MFS transporter, with protein sequence MVKGFVWLTLAYGLSQFYRACLAVFAPVLDAEIGLGADQVSTAVGLWFLAFAAMQIPVGWLLDHKSPRLTASILLLLGGGGGAVVFGLAQGALSIYMAMILIGIGCSPVLMTSFYIFARLAPHEKFGTLAGLVLGIGSLGNVLASAPLSIALEAIGWRATMFVLAGVTALVALALSRLVGDPPRVSRDRTQPKRKLSDLLRIYPLYPILIIAMVAYAPGAGLRGSWIGGYLSDVFGLGSIQIGNATIYMAIAMILGSFTFGPADRVIKSRKVIIGGSGIVTIVALLTLWHSGGQWPVVPTVALFMVVGFFTASYPQIMNHGRTLLPEDLVGRGVTLINLFSIGGVGVFQIITARLFAHAQVSAPTVVTPYGSVFVFFAVMLAIGLVIYVIDLKRFAGGAHD encoded by the coding sequence ATGGTCAAAGGATTTGTTTGGTTGACGCTTGCCTACGGGCTAAGCCAATTTTATCGCGCGTGTCTTGCGGTGTTTGCGCCTGTGTTGGATGCCGAAATTGGCCTTGGTGCAGATCAGGTGTCTACGGCTGTGGGTCTATGGTTTTTGGCCTTTGCCGCAATGCAAATTCCCGTGGGATGGCTCTTGGACCACAAATCACCCCGTTTGACGGCCTCCATTCTTTTGCTGTTGGGCGGCGGTGGCGGCGCGGTTGTGTTTGGCTTGGCTCAAGGTGCTCTGTCAATTTACATGGCGATGATCCTGATCGGCATTGGATGTTCACCGGTTTTAATGACCTCGTTTTACATTTTCGCACGTCTCGCCCCGCACGAGAAATTCGGCACGTTGGCAGGGCTTGTTTTAGGGATCGGGTCGTTGGGTAATGTTCTGGCGTCCGCGCCCCTCTCCATCGCATTGGAGGCAATCGGTTGGCGGGCGACGATGTTCGTGTTGGCGGGGGTGACGGCGTTGGTTGCATTGGCTTTGTCGCGGCTGGTCGGTGATCCGCCACGGGTGTCGCGCGACCGCACACAGCCCAAGCGAAAGCTAAGCGATTTGTTGCGTATTTACCCTTTGTACCCGATCCTGATCATCGCAATGGTCGCCTATGCACCTGGTGCCGGTTTGCGGGGCAGTTGGATTGGTGGTTATCTGTCCGACGTCTTTGGTTTGGGGTCTATTCAAATCGGGAATGCGACGATCTACATGGCCATCGCGATGATTTTGGGCAGTTTTACATTCGGCCCCGCGGACCGCGTAATCAAGAGCCGCAAAGTCATTATTGGTGGGAGCGGGATTGTCACGATTGTCGCCTTGCTCACCCTATGGCACAGTGGGGGACAATGGCCTGTCGTTCCAACTGTCGCGCTGTTTATGGTCGTCGGCTTTTTCACCGCAAGCTATCCGCAAATTATGAACCATGGCCGCACGCTTTTGCCCGAGGATTTGGTCGGTCGTGGCGTGACGCTGATCAATTTATTCTCCATCGGCGGCGTTGGCGTGTTTCAGATCATAACCGCGCGACTATTTGCCCACGCTCAGGTGTCTGCACCGACTGTCGTCACGCCCTACGGTAGCGTTTTCGTGTTTTTTGCGGTTATGTTGGCGATAGGCTTGGTGATTTACGTTATCGATCTGAAAAGATTTGCGGGAGGGGCACATGATTGA
- a CDS encoding rhodanese-related sulfurtransferase: MYTVCALYHFTRFDDPSAIRQPLLDLCLSEGITGSLLLAGEGINGTVAGPTAATIERLVAHIRALPGCADFEFKLSTAEVQPFGRMKVRLKREIVTMGQPNVDPRASVGHYCTPEEWNELISADDVAVIDTRNDYEVGIGTFANAIDPQTKSFREFPQWWEENKDRFHNKRIAMFCTGGIRCEKSTNFLLGQGIEDVYHLKGGILKYLEEMPKEESLWNGECFVFDGRVSIGHGLEEGPHELCHACRQPILPEDKARPEYEDGVSCHQCIDQFDEARRERFRERQKQILLSDARGERHFKQH; this comes from the coding sequence ATGTATACAGTTTGCGCTCTCTATCATTTCACCCGCTTCGACGATCCGTCGGCGATCCGTCAACCGTTGCTCGATTTGTGCCTCTCCGAGGGGATCACGGGATCGCTTCTTTTGGCGGGCGAGGGGATTAACGGTACGGTTGCGGGGCCGACTGCGGCGACGATCGAGCGTCTTGTCGCGCATATCCGTGCGTTGCCCGGCTGTGCCGATTTTGAATTCAAACTATCCACCGCTGAGGTTCAGCCATTTGGACGCATGAAGGTCCGCCTCAAGCGCGAAATTGTGACGATGGGTCAGCCCAACGTCGATCCACGCGCCTCGGTCGGGCATTACTGTACCCCCGAAGAGTGGAACGAATTGATCTCGGCCGATGATGTGGCCGTGATTGATACACGCAATGATTACGAGGTGGGAATCGGCACGTTCGCAAACGCGATTGATCCCCAGACCAAATCGTTTCGCGAGTTTCCGCAGTGGTGGGAAGAGAACAAAGACCGTTTTCACAACAAACGGATTGCGATGTTTTGTACCGGCGGTATCCGGTGTGAAAAATCGACCAATTTTCTGTTGGGTCAGGGGATTGAGGACGTCTACCATCTCAAGGGCGGTATTTTGAAATACCTCGAAGAGATGCCCAAGGAAGAGAGTCTTTGGAACGGTGAGTGTTTTGTATTCGACGGGCGCGTCTCCATTGGGCATGGATTGGAAGAGGGGCCGCATGAGTTGTGTCATGCGTGTCGTCAGCCAATCTTGCCCGAGGACAAGGCACGCCCCGAGTATGAGGACGGTGTTTCGTGTCATCAGTGCATCGACCAATTTGACGAGGCGCGCCGCGAGCGGTTTCGGGAGCGTCAAAAGCAAATCCTGTTGTCAGACGCACGCGGCGAGCGTCATTTCAAGCAGCATTAG
- a CDS encoding S8 family serine peptidase, with amino-acid sequence MTRPTDPLYDAQWHFTLIGDIEAVWSDYSGQGVSVLVVDDGVEAGHEDLRSNYDTSRPFFYAGTAYSGEPSAVGSNHGTAVAGLIAAQSGNGLGGVGVAYDARLSSFDYLYAVQNTPSQTDDLALFGQLAGFDVVNCSFGIPALYCDFDAGYAHGSGDSQSSGIGALFDTMTHALETGRGGLGTLSIYAAGNGSMNASGSYLTNNRMSVVVAATDKSGDAQSYSNYGVSLMVAAPAASVTTDRSGNAGYSITGGDTDYTHSFGGTSASTPIVSGAVALILEANAGLGWRDINDILALSAAQTGSDFGRGARRFEVSDWMSNGAQNWNGGGLSYSESYGYGMIDVFAATRLAEVWDVLYPQHGVSANEVSLEVVSSETTTVPDGRSRTQTATTTSALKIDSAYVNVRLKSADLEGLSVSLVTPMGQMLTLTDQEHMYDADLGAFVTYSYVFHVNGLHEMSTVGTWGLHVEEAQTDGKSTVIQAFSITFFGDDATHDTVHHFTSDFGDLAAIESNRAQITDDDGGVDWLDFSMMDTSLTVRLDTGEVDLGSAGYADLALGQFESIMGGQRRDVLHGDDFDNDINGNDGDDTLRGNRGNDTLNGAQGDDVLYGGYGRDHLIGGTGDDVIEAGKSRDRIEAGEGNDIINGAQGKDNIFGGWGDDIIDGGSSNDRLSGGRGADYLSGGSGNDRMIGGAGADSFVFGKGFDADTILDFEMSRDGIIVLSDLVGSVADVGQYARVSGDDIVFDFGDSDALTVAGVLDISGLMDMITVI; translated from the coding sequence ATGACCCGTCCAACCGATCCCTTGTATGACGCTCAATGGCATTTCACCCTGATTGGCGACATCGAAGCGGTATGGAGCGATTATTCGGGACAGGGTGTTTCTGTCTTGGTCGTCGACGATGGTGTCGAGGCGGGCCATGAGGATTTGCGGTCCAATTACGATACATCCCGTCCGTTTTTCTACGCGGGTACAGCTTATAGCGGTGAGCCCTCTGCCGTTGGCTCCAACCATGGAACCGCCGTTGCAGGTTTGATTGCGGCGCAGTCTGGCAACGGTTTGGGTGGTGTTGGTGTCGCATATGACGCGCGGCTCAGTAGTTTTGACTATCTTTATGCGGTACAAAATACGCCCTCCCAAACCGATGATCTCGCGCTTTTTGGGCAATTGGCTGGTTTTGATGTGGTGAATTGTTCGTTCGGCATTCCCGCGCTCTACTGTGATTTTGACGCGGGCTATGCGCATGGGAGTGGCGACAGCCAGTCTAGCGGGATTGGCGCATTGTTCGATACGATGACGCATGCATTGGAAACGGGACGTGGCGGGTTGGGAACGCTGTCAATCTATGCGGCGGGAAACGGTTCGATGAATGCCTCCGGTTCTTATCTGACAAACAATCGAATGAGTGTCGTTGTTGCGGCCACGGACAAAAGTGGCGATGCACAAAGCTATTCGAATTATGGTGTCTCCTTAATGGTGGCCGCACCGGCGGCGAGTGTGACAACGGACCGGTCGGGAAATGCGGGGTATAGTATCACCGGTGGCGACACAGATTATACGCACAGCTTTGGCGGGACATCTGCGTCCACCCCGATCGTGTCAGGCGCGGTCGCACTTATTCTAGAGGCCAATGCCGGTTTGGGGTGGCGCGACATAAACGACATTCTAGCCTTGTCGGCGGCTCAAACGGGGTCTGATTTCGGACGTGGGGCGCGGCGGTTTGAGGTGTCGGACTGGATGTCAAACGGCGCACAAAACTGGAACGGTGGTGGCCTGAGCTATAGCGAGTCGTATGGCTACGGCATGATCGATGTTTTCGCAGCAACGCGGCTGGCCGAGGTTTGGGACGTCCTGTATCCGCAGCATGGTGTGTCAGCCAATGAAGTCTCGCTTGAGGTGGTGTCATCGGAGACGACGACTGTCCCTGACGGGAGATCACGCACACAAACCGCGACCACCACATCCGCGTTGAAGATTGATAGTGCCTATGTGAACGTCCGTTTGAAAAGTGCCGACCTTGAGGGGCTTTCCGTTTCATTGGTGACACCCATGGGGCAGATGCTAACCCTGACGGACCAAGAGCATATGTATGACGCGGATTTGGGCGCATTCGTCACGTACTCGTATGTGTTTCACGTGAACGGTTTGCACGAAATGAGTACGGTGGGGACGTGGGGTCTTCATGTTGAAGAGGCCCAGACGGACGGAAAGTCGACGGTCATTCAGGCGTTTTCCATCACGTTTTTCGGCGATGACGCAACGCATGATACGGTGCACCATTTTACATCCGATTTTGGTGATTTGGCCGCAATAGAGTCGAATCGAGCGCAAATCACAGATGATGATGGCGGTGTGGACTGGCTCGATTTTTCCATGATGGACACGAGTTTGACGGTTCGTCTGGATACGGGCGAGGTGGATCTAGGATCGGCGGGATACGCGGATCTGGCGCTTGGTCAATTCGAAAGCATTATGGGGGGTCAACGGCGCGATGTGTTGCATGGCGATGACTTTGACAACGACATAAACGGCAATGATGGCGACGATACATTGCGCGGCAATCGCGGAAACGACACCCTAAATGGCGCGCAAGGCGATGACGTTTTGTATGGCGGATATGGCCGTGACCATCTCATTGGCGGAACGGGTGATGATGTGATCGAAGCCGGAAAAAGCCGTGATCGCATCGAAGCCGGTGAGGGAAATGACATCATCAACGGAGCACAGGGCAAAGATAACATCTTTGGCGGTTGGGGCGATGACATCATCGACGGAGGGTCATCAAATGACCGCTTGTCTGGCGGGCGCGGCGCGGACTATCTGAGTGGCGGGTCGGGAAATGATCGTATGATTGGTGGGGCTGGCGCGGATAGTTTTGTTTTTGGCAAAGGGTTTGACGCCGATACCATCTTGGATTTTGAGATGTCGCGAGACGGTATTATCGTCCTGTCCGACTTGGTCGGGTCGGTGGCGGATGTTGGTCAATATGCGCGTGTGTCCGGGGATGATATCGTGTTCGATTTTGGCGATAGCGATGCATTAACCGTTGCGGGAGTGCTCGATATCAGCGGGCTCATGGATATGATTACGGTCATCTGA
- a CDS encoding polysaccharide pyruvyl transferase family protein, with protein MIDDAASSPKCVILNDTSTRYHHGCIRVMEQLKSGLVDRGITIAACAPARHDWENDPKLIEHIRSCDLVVINGEGTLHHGNASGERLLKLATCDAVKGVPIALVNALYEQNPEHWGRYVEKFDIVSARDTQSAKEINDSIGRPVARTVADLSMSTGALSYDGLRDGLIVGDSVKWNRRTDLAKAASRLSADLYVPTKTLSSLIWKSTVAKRALYALYNGVLTLRQPKFVMPRDVDGYLRLLSSCEGHITGRFHAVCLSMVTGTPFLALSSNASKIERLLTDVGIGASRILTPDDLSSLTLLRAVRPFDSGEVQAVQAYLESARTNAATLMDDLAHLAFHHMENAA; from the coding sequence ATGATTGATGACGCGGCTTCGTCACCCAAATGCGTGATTTTGAACGATACCTCGACCCGCTATCACCACGGGTGCATCAGGGTGATGGAACAGCTCAAGTCGGGCCTTGTCGATCGCGGCATCACAATTGCGGCGTGCGCACCGGCGCGCCACGATTGGGAAAATGACCCCAAACTCATCGAACACATCCGTAGCTGTGATTTGGTTGTGATAAACGGTGAGGGCACGCTTCATCACGGTAACGCGAGTGGCGAGCGCTTGCTCAAACTTGCGACTTGTGACGCGGTAAAGGGCGTTCCGATCGCTCTGGTCAATGCTTTGTACGAGCAAAACCCCGAACACTGGGGGCGCTACGTTGAAAAATTTGACATCGTGAGTGCTCGCGATACGCAATCTGCCAAGGAGATCAATGACAGTATTGGTAGGCCTGTGGCGCGAACGGTTGCGGATCTGTCAATGAGCACTGGTGCGCTTAGTTACGATGGCCTTAGGGACGGTTTGATCGTTGGTGACAGTGTCAAATGGAACCGCCGAACTGATCTCGCAAAAGCGGCCTCACGTTTGTCCGCAGACCTGTATGTGCCAACCAAAACGCTATCGTCGCTAATTTGGAAATCCACTGTCGCAAAGCGCGCACTCTATGCGCTCTACAACGGGGTACTAACTCTCCGGCAGCCCAAATTTGTCATGCCGCGTGATGTTGATGGCTACCTACGTCTTTTGAGCAGCTGCGAGGGGCATATCACCGGTCGCTTTCATGCTGTCTGCTTGTCGATGGTGACGGGAACGCCATTTTTGGCACTCTCATCAAACGCATCCAAAATCGAGCGGTTGCTTACGGATGTTGGTATTGGGGCATCGCGTATCCTCACGCCCGATGATCTCTCGTCTTTGACACTATTACGAGCGGTTCGGCCGTTTGATTCAGGGGAAGTGCAGGCTGTTCAAGCGTACCTTGAAAGCGCGAGAACGAATGCTGCAACCCTCATGGATGATCTCGCACATTTGGCATTTCATCACATGGAGAACGCTGCGTGA
- a CDS encoding calcium-binding protein → MVGLIAERWLGFDDLGVDIRFNDIDLISSGTSDLLVATSREISTLFTYDLDAGTSDVSLIDQASFIVPMAPPEGVDLYQIGTTWHAVMHGALGSTGLSMALDQAGTITRGTTSGSATTGELMSASAYISAPTPYLIAACAGDTMLSSYTVSANGTLTTAHAIAADSAAICAISTFERDGQYFALYAGLDSNAVTCLRVTSDGRFEPTASLGAANGLGVNTISDILTVDVAGQTYAVIAASGSSSLSVAAIDAAGHMQIVDHVIDNTLTRFGNVDQIKAITIDGVTFIVAAGNDDGISILTLMPDGTLVHRLAIADTQTRGLTNVSNFELLSDGHILTIIAGSETETGMQSLTFDLGLNGQSRLSQNEGEDLTGTAQNEALIGGEGDDNLNALNGDDFLYDGAGSDTMTGGAGRDVFVLTRDGARDTITDFDVAHDQLDLSAYDGLRNLNQLEFETTATGGILTFDDERLDLTTPYGEPIMWLDLVDHITLTLSHYFPAIAAQTITHADGIQAGTLLGTNGNDIFVGGTGDDRFVGYDGSDSFTGGDGYDLVDYSSSSTYVSIDLMEQHLNAGAGEGDTFSGIEGLILTDANDRVSGDTVNNIIYAGGGNDTLYGKTGRDYFYGEDGNDRLNGGKHKDRLYGDEGNDRIHGDWGHDYIKGANGDDLLRGGPGRDRIYGGNDNDILDGGESNDYLSGGKGNDTFIFNDGHDVISDLSTKRDIVQLDVAELDILGLSPHDIVTQLGAWIGQNFVLDFGNENTLTFFDLNNTAALTGVIELI, encoded by the coding sequence ATGGTAGGGTTAATTGCAGAACGCTGGCTTGGCTTCGATGATTTGGGAGTCGATATCCGATTCAATGATATCGACCTTATATCATCAGGGACCAGCGACCTCTTGGTCGCAACCAGTCGCGAAATATCGACACTGTTCACGTATGATCTGGACGCCGGTACATCCGATGTCTCACTGATAGATCAGGCAAGTTTCATTGTGCCTATGGCCCCTCCAGAAGGGGTTGATCTCTACCAAATCGGCACGACTTGGCACGCTGTGATGCACGGCGCATTAGGCTCAACAGGGCTGTCCATGGCATTGGATCAGGCTGGCACAATAACACGTGGCACCACATCGGGGAGTGCGACAACTGGCGAACTCATGTCTGCGTCAGCCTATATAAGTGCACCAACGCCCTATCTGATTGCGGCGTGTGCCGGCGATACGATGCTGTCTAGCTACACCGTGAGCGCGAATGGCACACTCACCACAGCGCACGCAATCGCGGCGGATAGCGCGGCTATATGCGCCATCTCCACCTTTGAACGCGATGGGCAGTATTTTGCGCTCTACGCAGGATTGGACAGCAACGCCGTGACCTGTTTGCGCGTCACATCAGACGGCAGGTTTGAGCCAACCGCCTCGTTGGGTGCGGCCAACGGCCTTGGTGTGAATACCATTTCCGATATTTTGACGGTCGATGTGGCGGGCCAAACATATGCGGTCATTGCCGCATCAGGAAGCTCGTCCCTGAGCGTAGCGGCAATTGACGCCGCAGGCCATATGCAAATTGTCGACCATGTGATCGACAACACCCTAACCCGTTTTGGAAACGTCGATCAGATCAAGGCCATTACAATAGACGGCGTTACATTTATTGTCGCCGCTGGAAATGATGACGGCATAAGCATTTTAACCCTCATGCCAGATGGGACATTGGTTCACCGGCTCGCAATCGCCGACACACAAACGCGCGGCCTCACCAACGTGTCGAACTTTGAACTCTTGTCTGACGGTCACATCCTCACGATCATTGCGGGGTCTGAAACCGAAACTGGCATGCAAAGTCTTACTTTTGACTTGGGACTAAACGGGCAAAGCCGCCTTAGCCAAAATGAGGGCGAAGATCTCACAGGAACCGCACAAAACGAGGCGCTCATTGGCGGAGAGGGAGACGACAATCTAAACGCCCTAAATGGCGACGACTTTTTGTATGACGGGGCTGGCTCAGACACGATGACGGGCGGGGCGGGGCGCGATGTCTTTGTTTTGACGCGCGATGGCGCACGGGACACCATCACCGACTTCGACGTTGCCCATGATCAACTTGACCTGTCCGCCTATGACGGATTGCGCAATCTCAACCAACTTGAATTTGAGACAACCGCAACAGGTGGCATTTTGACGTTCGACGATGAACGCCTAGACCTCACCACGCCTTATGGCGAACCCATAATGTGGCTAGATCTGGTGGACCACATCACCCTAACCTTGTCGCACTATTTTCCCGCCATAGCGGCACAGACCATCACACATGCGGATGGGATACAGGCGGGCACTCTCCTTGGCACTAACGGCAACGACATCTTTGTCGGAGGGACAGGAGACGACCGCTTTGTCGGCTATGACGGTTCCGACAGCTTCACAGGCGGCGATGGCTATGACCTTGTCGACTACTCATCGTCGTCAACCTACGTCAGCATCGACCTCATGGAGCAACACCTCAACGCGGGCGCTGGCGAAGGGGACACATTCTCAGGCATCGAAGGTCTGATTTTGACAGACGCCAACGACCGCGTTTCGGGCGATACCGTCAATAACATCATCTACGCGGGCGGCGGTAACGACACCCTCTACGGGAAAACCGGACGCGACTATTTTTATGGGGAGGATGGCAACGACCGTCTCAACGGCGGAAAACACAAAGACCGCCTCTATGGCGACGAAGGAAACGACCGCATCCACGGAGATTGGGGCCATGACTATATCAAAGGTGCCAATGGTGACGATCTCTTGCGTGGCGGCCCTGGTCGCGACCGCATTTATGGCGGCAACGATAATGACATCTTGGACGGTGGCGAAAGCAACGACTACCTGTCTGGCGGAAAAGGCAACGACACGTTCATTTTCAACGATGGCCACGATGTGATCAGCGACCTCAGCACCAAACGCGACATCGTACAACTTGATGTCGCAGAACTCGACATACTGGGCTTAAGCCCACACGATATCGTCACTCAACTTGGCGCGTGGATCGGCCAAAATTTCGTCTTGGATTTCGGCAACGAGAACACTTTGACGTTTTTCGACCTGAACAATACCGCCGCACTCACTGGCGTAATAGAACTGATCTAA
- a CDS encoding aspartate-semialdehyde dehydrogenase, with translation MGYKIVVVGATGNVGREMLNILAEREFPVDEIVALASRKSLGTEVSFGDKTLKTLDLATFDFAGWDMALFAVGSEATKEFAPIAAKAGCVVIDNSSLYRYDPDVPLIVPEVNPDAIMGYSKKNIIANPNCSTAQMVVALKPLHDRAKIKRVVVSTYQSVSGSGKAAIDELWNQTKGMYVPGQEVDPSVYPKQIAFNVIPHIDVFMDSGDTKEEWKMVAETKKIIDPSIKVTATCVRVPVFVGHSESINIETEEFLDEDEARDILRESPGILVIDKREDGGYVTPIECVGDFATFVSRIRQDVTVENGINLWCVSDNLRKGAALNAVQIAELLGRRVLKKG, from the coding sequence ATGGGTTATAAAATCGTCGTCGTTGGTGCCACGGGTAACGTGGGCCGTGAAATGCTGAACATTCTTGCTGAGCGCGAGTTTCCTGTAGATGAGATCGTGGCGCTTGCGTCACGCAAATCTCTCGGCACCGAAGTGAGCTTTGGCGACAAGACCCTCAAAACCCTTGATCTTGCGACATTTGATTTCGCGGGCTGGGATATGGCCCTCTTTGCTGTTGGCTCCGAGGCCACCAAAGAGTTCGCGCCAATCGCGGCCAAAGCGGGCTGTGTGGTTATCGATAACTCGTCGCTGTACCGCTACGATCCTGATGTGCCGTTGATTGTGCCAGAAGTGAACCCAGACGCAATCATGGGCTATTCTAAGAAAAACATTATCGCGAACCCCAACTGTTCCACGGCGCAGATGGTTGTCGCGCTAAAGCCATTGCATGACCGCGCCAAGATCAAGCGCGTTGTCGTGTCGACATACCAATCCGTATCTGGGTCGGGCAAAGCGGCGATTGACGAATTGTGGAACCAAACCAAGGGCATGTATGTCCCTGGTCAAGAGGTCGACCCTTCGGTGTACCCCAAGCAGATCGCGTTCAATGTGATCCCGCATATCGACGTCTTTATGGACAGCGGCGACACCAAAGAAGAATGGAAGATGGTCGCAGAGACCAAGAAAATCATTGATCCGTCGATCAAAGTAACCGCGACATGTGTGCGTGTTCCTGTGTTTGTGGGCCACTCCGAGAGCATCAACATCGAGACTGAAGAGTTCCTTGATGAAGACGAGGCACGCGATATCTTGCGCGAGTCGCCCGGTATTCTGGTGATCGATAAACGCGAAGATGGAGGGTATGTGACGCCTATCGAGTGTGTCGGCGACTTTGCCACCTTCGTGTCGCGCATCCGCCAAGACGTGACGGTTGAGAACGGTATCAACCTGTGGTGTGTCTCCGATAACCTGCGCAAAGGTGCTGCATTGAACGCGGTTCAAATTGCCGAGCTGTTGGGGCGTAGAGTTCTCAAAAAGGGCTAA